Sequence from the Burkholderia cepacia genome:
CCAGTCAGTGCGCCGCAATCTGATACCCCATCCCGCGCGCGGTACGGATCTCGACCGAGCTGCCCTGCAGCTTCCTGCGCACGCGTGTCACGTACTGCTCGACCGCGTTCGCGGTCGGCTCGTTGCCGAAGCTGAACAGCTGGTTCAGCAGTTCGTCCTTCGAGAAGATCCGCTGCGGCCGGCTCGCGAGGATTTCGAGCAGCGCGAACTCCTGGCGCGACAGCGACAGCGGCTGGCCGTCGAGTTCCGCCAGGCGGCTGCTGCGGTCGATCACGAGGCCGCCGAGCGTCAGCACGTCGTTCGCGTGGCCGCTGTTGCGGCGCAGCAGCGCCTGCACGCGCGCATCGAGCTCGCGGTAGTCGAACGGCTTCACCAGGTAGTCGTCGGCGCCGAGGCCGAGGCCGCTCACGCGGTCGTCGATCGCCGAGCGCGCGGTGACGAGCAGCACGGGCGTCGTGCTGCCCGACGCGCGCAGGTGTCGCAGCACGGTAAAGCCGTCCATGCCGGGCAGGTTCGCGTCGAGCACGACGAGGTCGAAGCGCTCGACGCGCAGCAGCCCGTTCGCGGTCGCGCCGTCGGTCTCGAGATCGACGGCATGGCCGAGCCGCGCCAGGCGGCTGCGGATCGCCGCGCCGATTTCGGCATCGTCCTCCACGACGAGAATGCGCATGGTGCCGTTTCGCAGATGGGTGGTTAGGGGTTTTCCCGGGGCCGGGGTGTCAGCATTTTCTCAGACTCGGTCGATAACCTGTGTCGAGCCGGATGCAGCACGCAAGGACGGCATTAATACCAGAAATATTCAAGGAGACGGCAACATGCAGCATGTCACGGGCACGACGAACGCGCGACGCGGGCCGTCGCCTGGCCGTTTGCCGTCCGTCGCACGGCGGCCCGCGCATGACGACGTCGCCGCGCCGCCGCGCATTGATCGCCGCCGGGCTCGGCATGCTGGCCGCGCCGCCGCTGGTGCGCGCGAAGCCGCGCACCGTGCGGATCTCGAAAGGCTATGGTGTGCTGTACCTGCCGCTGCTCGTGATGGAGAAGCAGCGGCTGTTCGAGCGGCACGCGGCGCGCCACGGCATGCGCGACGTCGCGGTCGACTGGGTGCTGCTCGACGGCGGCAATTCCGTCAACGACGCGATGATGGCCGGCACGCTCGATTTCGCGGGCGCCGGCGCACCGGGTTTCATCGAGCTGTGGGCACGGGCGCGCGGCATTCCGAACGTCGAGGTGATCGGCATCAGCGGGCTGTCCACCACGTCGCTGTCGCTGAACGCGAACCGGCCGGGCCTCGTGTCGCTGCGCGACTTCACGCCGTCCGACCGGATCGCGGTGCCCGGCATCCGCACGTCGCTGTCGGCGGTGGTGCTGCAGATGGTCGCGAGCCGGCAGCTCGGCGCGAAGCATTTTGCGCAGCTCGATTCGATCACCGTGAACCTCCCGCACCCGCAGGCGATGCAGGCGCTGATCCGGCGCGAGAACGGCGTGACCGCGCACTTCACGTCGCCGCCGTTCTCGACGCTCGAGCTGCGGCAGCCGGACATTCACCGCGTCGTGAATTCGGTCGACGTGCTCGGCCCGCTGACGCTCGACGTCGTGTTCGCGCCGAAGCGGCTCGTCGATACGGAGCCCGCGCTGGCCATCGCGTTTCTCGGCGCGCTCGACGAAGCGAACCGCCTGATCGCGCAGGACGCGCGCGCGGCGGCCGCGCTGTATGCGGCGTCGTCGGGCGTCGGCGTGTCGCACGACGACGTGATGCGGATGCTCGCCGCGCCCGACACGCGTTTCTCGGTAGTGCCGAACCAGCTGATGGACTACGTCGAATTCCTGTACCTGGCCGGCACGATCAAGGCGAAGCCGAGTGCATGGCACGAGATGTTCGCGCCGATGCTCGACGGCTTCCGGCCGTCGTAGGCGCAACCCCACACACTCACAACCGACACCCCGGAGGAGCAAGCAGTGAACGCCACCGAAACCCTGGACCCCGCGTCCGCCGAAGAACAGCGCATCATGTCGAAGATGGCGCGGCGCCTGCTGCCCATCCTCGTCGTGATGTTCCTGATCGCGTTCATCGACCGGCAGAACGTCGGTTTCGCGAAGCTGCAGATGGTGCACAGCCTCGGGATGACGGAAGCCGCGTTCGGGCTCGCGTCGTCGCTGTTCTTCATCGGCTACCTGCTGTTCGAGGTGCCGAGCACGCTCGCGCTGCATCGCTACGGCGCGCGCGTGTGGCTCGCGCGGATCATGCTGACGTGGGGCCTCATTACCGTGCTGATGGGCTTCACGACGTCGATGCCCGCGTTCTGTTCGCTGCGCTTCCTGCTCGGGATCGCGGAGGCCGGCTTCTATCCGGGCGTGATCTATTACCTGACGCTGTGGTTTCCGCAGAGCTATCGCGCGAAGGTGCTCGGCATCTTCACGCTCGGCAGCGCGCTCGCGAACATGCTCGGCTCGCTGGTCGGCGGCGTGCTGCTGAGCCTGAACGGCGTGTGGGGGCTCGCGGGCTGGCAGTGGGTGTTCGTGGCGACGGGCATCCCGGCCGTGGTCGTCGCGATCGTCGTGTTCCGCGTGCTGCCGGCGTCGTTCCGCGATGCGCCGTTCCTCGACGAACGCGAGAAGCAGGTCGTCGCGGCCGCGCTGGAACGCGAGAAGCCGGTGCAGGCCGAGCATGCGCAGCCATGGAAGGCGCTGCTCGATCCGCGCGTGATGCTGTTCGCGGCGACCTACATGCTGATGTCGACGTCGTTGTACGGCGTCACGTACTGGCTGCCGACGCTCGTCAAGTCGTTCGGCGTGTCGAGCAGCACGAACGGCTTGCTGAGCATGCTGCCGTGGGCGCTCGCGGTGGTGCTGCTGGTGTGGCTGCCGTCGAAGCTGCGCCGCGCGAAGAGCATCCTGCGCACGATCGCGATCGTCGCGGCGCTCGGCGCGCTCGGCTTCCTGCTGAGCCTCGTGCTGCCGTCGACGCCGCTGCGCTTCGTCGCGCTCGTGCTCGGCGGCGCGTGCATCCCGCTGCTGTATCCGTGCTTCTGGTCGATGCCGCCGCGTTACTTCACCGGCGCGCGGGCGGCGGCGAGCGTCGCGGCGATCAACTCGATCGGCAACCTCGGCGGCTTCTTCAGCCAGAACCTGATGCCGTTTGCCGGCAAGGTGACGGGCACCGCGTTCGGGCCGATGATCGTGCCGATCGTATGCCTTGCGCTGCTCGGGATCGGCGCGCTGGTCGCGTGGACGCGCTCGGAGCGGGGGATGGTGGCGGTGCGGGTGTGAGCGTGTGACGGCGGCGCGTCAGGCCGGGCGGTTCGGGCGCACATGACGCTACGCCGAACGGACGACTGCGCACGCGCCGACCGATGTGCTACCATGCATTGCATATGTAATGCGTGGAGTGTGCGATGAAAACCGCGACCATGCCGGCGCTGCGTGTCGATCCGGAACTGCGCGACGCGGCCGAATCCGTACTGGATGAAAACGAGACGTTGTCCGCGTTCATGGAGTCGGCGCTGCGCGATGGTATCGCGCGTCGGCGTTTTCAGCGGGAGTTCATTGCCCGCGGCCTTGCGTCACGCGACGAGGCGCGCCGTACCGGTGAATATTTCGATGCTGCCGACGTGCATGCGGAACTTGACGGGCTGTTGGCCGCCTCGCGCGCGGCGAGGAAACAGGATTGAGTTATCGGGTGCGATACACGCGCGTGGCGCGTGAGGACTTGTTGCGGCTGTACAAGTTTCTGCTCGAACGGGATGCGCAAGCCGCGGTGCGGGCATTGGAAGCGCTCGAGCAGGGTGTGTCCGTGCTGCGGACGTTTCCGTTCAGCTGCCGCAAGGCCAATGCGGCGAATCCGTTTCTGCGTGAGCTGATCGTGTCTTTCGGCACGTCGGGCTATGTCCTGCTGTTCGAGATCGAAGCGGCCGAGCAAGTCACGATTCTGGCCGTACGACATCAACGGGAAGATGATTACCACTGACCCGCTCACGCAGCGGCCCTGCGCTTGCGCTAACCCGTGTGCCCCGTGTGATGTTCGCCGGCCACGAACGTCGCGTGCGCGGGCTGCAACGGAATGTGGACGTCGATGGTCGTGCCCTTGCCGCGCGCGGTGTCGATCCGCAGCGTGCCGCCGACGAGATACGCGCGCTCGCGCAACCCGACCAGCCCGAACGATCCGGATTTGCGTGGCACGCCGGGATCGAATCCCGCGCCGTCGTCGCGGATCGTCAGCGCGATGCCGTCGTCGCCGCATACCAGCTCCACTTCGACCTGCGACGCGGCCGCGTGCCGCGCGACGTTCGCGAGCGCTTCCTGGGCGATGCGGAACACTGCCGTCGCGTAAGGCTCGCCGAGTTGCAGCTCGGGCGGGTCGACGTGCAGCGCACAGTCGATGCCGTGGCGGTGCCGGAAATCCTCCACGAGCCATTGCATGGCCGCGGCGAAGCCGAGGTCGTCGAGCATCAGCGGGCGCAGGTCCGAAGCGATGCGGCGCGTCGCGGCCACCGCGCCGCGCGCCAGCGCGTGCATCGCCGCGATCTTGCGCGCGAGCAGTGCATCGTCCTGCGGCACGCGGTCGAGCAGCCATTCGAGATCGTTCTTCAGCGTCGCGAGTGTCTGCGCGAGCTCGTCGTGCAGTTCGCGCGCGATGCGGCGCTGCTCGGCTTCGCGGGCGCTGGCGCTGATCGCGGCGATCTCGCGCAGCTCCTCGCGCGACGCCTGCAGCGCACGCTCGGCGCGCACGCGTTCCTCGACTTCGCGCCGCAGGTCGCGGTTCGACGCGCTCAGTTGCGCGGTGCGTGCGGCGACGCGCTGTTCGAGCCGTTCGTTCGCGTCGTTCAGCTGCGCGCTCTTCTGCAGCACGAGCTGATGCTCGTGCCGTTCGCCGGCCAGCGCGCGCACCGTCTGCGCATGCAGCCGGCCGTTTTCGAACAGCATCGCGAACAGCACGACGCCGGACGCGACGAGGCCGTACGCGCGCCCCGCGTAGAAGCCGAGATCGTAGCGCCCGTGATTCAGCATCGACGACAGCGCGATGTCGAACAGCCACGCGACGAGCACCGTCATCACCCACAGGTCGAGCACGGAATGACGCCGCCGCCGCTGCCACATCAGCATCAGCGCGACCAGGTTCAGCCCCCAGACCGCCACG
This genomic interval carries:
- a CDS encoding ABC transporter substrate-binding protein — encoded protein: MTTSPRRRALIAAGLGMLAAPPLVRAKPRTVRISKGYGVLYLPLLVMEKQRLFERHAARHGMRDVAVDWVLLDGGNSVNDAMMAGTLDFAGAGAPGFIELWARARGIPNVEVIGISGLSTTSLSLNANRPGLVSLRDFTPSDRIAVPGIRTSLSAVVLQMVASRQLGAKHFAQLDSITVNLPHPQAMQALIRRENGVTAHFTSPPFSTLELRQPDIHRVVNSVDVLGPLTLDVVFAPKRLVDTEPALAIAFLGALDEANRLIAQDARAAAALYAASSGVGVSHDDVMRMLAAPDTRFSVVPNQLMDYVEFLYLAGTIKAKPSAWHEMFAPMLDGFRPS
- a CDS encoding response regulator transcription factor; its protein translation is MRILVVEDDAEIGAAIRSRLARLGHAVDLETDGATANGLLRVERFDLVVLDANLPGMDGFTVLRHLRASGSTTPVLLVTARSAIDDRVSGLGLGADDYLVKPFDYRELDARVQALLRRNSGHANDVLTLGGLVIDRSSRLAELDGQPLSLSRQEFALLEILASRPQRIFSKDELLNQLFSFGNEPTANAVEQYVTRVRRKLQGSSVEIRTARGMGYQIAAH
- a CDS encoding YlcI/YnfO family protein, yielding MKTATMPALRVDPELRDAAESVLDENETLSAFMESALRDGIARRRFQREFIARGLASRDEARRTGEYFDAADVHAELDGLLAASRAARKQD
- a CDS encoding sensor histidine kinase, translated to MTDAATRDADTDTSPMFMSSLPPGRRERRLALATVLVSAVIFAALAPFAKMPLAQEWGFIPVYQSAIVVNDMVTAGLLLGQYAILREKPLLVLAGGYLFTGFTAGTHMLTFPGLFAPTGLLGAGDQTTAWLYLFWHGGFPLVVACYALLRDAPRTPPKPVRHAAIPIAGCIVATALATGAVALFTTAGHDYLPRVMRGNRMIEPLQSPVVAVWGLNLVALMLMWQRRRRHSVLDLWVMTVLVAWLFDIALSSMLNHGRYDLGFYAGRAYGLVASGVVLFAMLFENGRLHAQTVRALAGERHEHQLVLQKSAQLNDANERLEQRVAARTAQLSASNRDLRREVEERVRAERALQASREELREIAAISASAREAEQRRIARELHDELAQTLATLKNDLEWLLDRVPQDDALLARKIAAMHALARGAVAATRRIASDLRPLMLDDLGFAAAMQWLVEDFRHRHGIDCALHVDPPELQLGEPYATAVFRIAQEALANVARHAAASQVEVELVCGDDGIALTIRDDGAGFDPGVPRKSGSFGLVGLRERAYLVGGTLRIDTARGKGTTIDVHIPLQPAHATFVAGEHHTGHTG
- a CDS encoding MFS transporter gives rise to the protein MNATETLDPASAEEQRIMSKMARRLLPILVVMFLIAFIDRQNVGFAKLQMVHSLGMTEAAFGLASSLFFIGYLLFEVPSTLALHRYGARVWLARIMLTWGLITVLMGFTTSMPAFCSLRFLLGIAEAGFYPGVIYYLTLWFPQSYRAKVLGIFTLGSALANMLGSLVGGVLLSLNGVWGLAGWQWVFVATGIPAVVVAIVVFRVLPASFRDAPFLDEREKQVVAAALEREKPVQAEHAQPWKALLDPRVMLFAATYMLMSTSLYGVTYWLPTLVKSFGVSSSTNGLLSMLPWALAVVLLVWLPSKLRRAKSILRTIAIVAALGALGFLLSLVLPSTPLRFVALVLGGACIPLLYPCFWSMPPRYFTGARAAASVAAINSIGNLGGFFSQNLMPFAGKVTGTAFGPMIVPIVCLALLGIGALVAWTRSERGMVAVRV
- a CDS encoding type II toxin-antitoxin system RelE/ParE family toxin codes for the protein MSYRVRYTRVAREDLLRLYKFLLERDAQAAVRALEALEQGVSVLRTFPFSCRKANAANPFLRELIVSFGTSGYVLLFEIEAAEQVTILAVRHQREDDYH